From the Candidatus Baltobacteraceae bacterium genome, the window CCTGGGACTCTCGGCTCAAGCTGCGGGACTGCATCGCATCGCGTTCGTTCCTCAAACGTTCGCGCCGATCGACGCGGGTGCGGCGCCGCACGTCATCATCGACGACCCGGATTCGCGCGTCGTGGTTGCCGCCTCCAGCGACAACCGCGTCCACGTTACGGATCGCACGTCGGCCGGGGGATTCATCTACGGCGCGGCGCAACTCGCGGCGCTCCACGTCGAGCGAACGGCCGACGGCGTGCGTATCGCGCGCCCGTCGAGCGGCGGCTTCGTGAACATCGGGTGGATCGAGCGACGTGTGGAGATCGCCGTGCCGGCGGCCGCATCGCTCGATATCCTGCGAAGCTCGGGCGCGCAAGTGAGCGATCTCACCGGATCGGTCGGCGTCCACTCGAACGACGGCTCGATCGTTCTGCAGGGACTGCGCGGCGCGACCGATGCGAAATCCGACGACGGTCACATCGAGGCGCACGACGTTCGCGCCGATCGGCTGACGATGGCCAGCCGCGACGGACGTTTGGTGCTCGACGGAGTCGCCGTTGGATCGCTCGTCGCAAGCACTCGGGACGGCAGCGTTCGTG encodes:
- a CDS encoding DUF4097 family beta strand repeat-containing protein, producing MPYSRSGLIIMLVAVELLIAGVVIGLMRGEHLGLSAQAAGLHRIAFVPQTFAPIDAGAAPHVIIDDPDSRVVVAASSDNRVHVTDRTSAGGFIYGAAQLAALHVERTADGVRIARPSSGGFVNIGWIERRVEIAVPAAASLDILRSSGAQVSDLTGSVGVHSNDGSIVLQGLRGATDAKSDDGHIEAHDVRADRLTMASRDGRLVLDGVAVGSLVASTRDGSVRANDLRLSKANIHTDDGPVSLHFADAGNLNVRAHTSNGRIRVDGRSTHTDDDAVEGTYTLGNGAGALDVSTQDGTITMTTNGAQ